The Streptomyces taklimakanensis nucleotide sequence CACCAACAACTCGATCCGCTCACGCGCGGTCAGCTTCCCCTTCGCGTGCTGCGCCTCGGTGGCGGCCGGACTCGGCCCCTGCCGTGCCTCGTCCTTGACCAGACGCAGTTCCTCCACGCGTTCCCGCAGGGTCCAGTGCGGTTGCGGTGGGCCGAGGCGGTCCCGGTCGGCACCCTTGTCGGTCTTTTCGTCCGTTGCCATGGAAGGTCACGCTCCCGAACTAGAACAGTGAGAGGTTCGTGCCGTCGGTGAGGGGGCGGAGCCGGTGGCGCCGCGGGCGCGGAGGAACTCCTCGGGCAGCCGGCGGACCACGGGGCGGACGGGGGAGTCCCCCCGGACCACGACGGCGGCGTTGTGCCGGGGGCCGCAGGGGACGTCGAGCACGGTCCAACCCGGCGGCCTGCGCCCCGGATCGGTTCCGAGGTAGTCGAGGGCCGGGTCGCGGCTCAGCCCGGTGCCCAGGGCCTTGAGATAGGCCTCCTTGCGGGTCCATATCCGCCCGAAGAGCTCCCGTCTCCCCTCGGGCGGGGCGCTCTCCAACTCCGCCCGCTCGCCGGGGTGCAGGGCCGGGGTGCACACCTCGACCGTCTCGTCCCGCGGCAACCGCTCCACGTCGACGCCCACCACCGCGGTCGACACCGCCACCGCCGCCATGCCGTGGCTGTGGGCGAGGGAGAAGTGCAGGGGAGGCGACGGGAAGGCGACCGCGGGGCGACCGTGCGGCTCGGCGCAGCCCGGACAGGGCTCCCTCACGAAGGCCACCTCCCGCGGGGGAACACGGAGGTACGCGCCGAGCAACCGCCGCAGGGCGATGTGCGCCGACAGGTAGGTGACCGCGTCCCGCGGTCGGACGAACGACGCGGCGCGTTTCCTCTCCGCGTCGCTCAGATCGGACGGATCGAGGACGTCCCAGGCGATGTCGAGGCTCGGACGCCGGATCAGCCACACGTCCAGCCGGCCGGCCGCCGGCAGCGGCCGTCCACCGGACGCGCCGGGGGCCGGCGGGCCGGCCGTCACGCCGGCCCCGTCGGGCCGGTCCCCACGGGGCCGCTCGCGTGGGACCTGTGGGGGTCGTCCTCCGGGCCGAGCTGCCCGGCCAGGCAGTCGACCAGCTCGGCGGCGCTGTTGGCCCGCAGCAGGCGCTGCAGGTTCACCGACACCCGCAGCGCCGACTCCATCCGGCGCTGCAGCTCCAGGCCGTTGACCGAGCCCACGCCCAGGCTGTTCATCGGGCGTCCGGTGGTGTCGATGGAGTCGGGGGGCACCCGCAGCACCCGCGCGAGCTCCCCGCGCACGTACCGGTCGATGACGCGGGCGCGCTCGCGCGGCCCGCAGCCGGCCAACACGTCGAGGTCGGGGGGATCGACCTCCGCGACGGGGCCGTCGTCGCCGGCATCGTCCGGGTCGTCCGGGTCGTCGAGGCCGCCCAGGTCGTCGAGGGCATCCGGAACGTCGAGTCCGATGATCCCGTCGAGGGTGTCGAGACCGTCCGGGCGGGCGAGGCCGCCGACACCGCGGGAGTCGTCGAAGTACCAGTCGGTCGATGTCCGGTCCACACGCATGGCTCTTCCTCGGTCATGGGTTCCTGGAGGCGGGAGGGGTGGCGCGGGGCGCGGCCGGTGACCGGTCGCGCCGTCCGGACCGGACCGCCGGGCGCCGGTGGCGGGGACGCGCACCGGCGAGTCCGACGAGCAGGCCCAGCGCGCCCACCGAGACGACGAGCCACAGCGCCGACCGGGAGGCCGCCGCGGCCTCGGCCGCGGTGGCCCGCGGGTCCAGTCCCGCCGCGAGCAGGGCGGCGACCAGGGCCGTCACCACCATGGCGCCGGTCTGGACGGCCGTCTGGTACAGGCCGCTGCCCGCCCCCCGCTCGGCCGGCGGGAGTTCCGAAGTGGCCTGTGCGTTCAGCGCGGTGAACGAGAGCACGAAACCCGCGCCGACCAACAGCATGGTGGGCAGCAACCCGAGCGCGTACCCGGGGAAGTGCGGCAGCCGCAGCAGGTAGCCGAGGAAGGGCAGCAGAGCGCCGACGGCGATCAGGGGGGCGGTGCCGAAGCGGTTGACGAGCTTCCCGGACAGCAGGGCGGTCACCGCCAGCGGAGCGGCGGCCGGGACGAAGGCCAGCGCCGTCCGCAGCGGGTCCCACCCCTGCAGGGCCTGCAGTTGGAAGGTCGTGACGAACAGCAGGCCCAGGTACGAGCCGTTGAGGCAGGCGGCGCCGACCGCCGAACGGACCATCGCGCCGTTGGCGAGGACCGAAAAGCGGATCAGCGGTTCCGGCGCGGCGCGTTCGACGGCCCCGAAGACGGCCAACAGCACCGTCCCGAGGCAGAGGAGGCCCGTGCTGCGGACGTCGGCCCATCCGTGGACCGGTACGGACACGATCCCCTGCACCAGCGCCAGCACGGCGCCGGCGAAGGCGACCGCGCCGGCCGCGTCGTAGTGGCGGGCCCGAACGGCCTCCCCGGCGGACCGGGGGATCGACCGGAACCCGAGGAGGAACAACACCAGCACCACCGGAGCGGGGAACAGCAGGGTGAGCCGCCAGCTCACCTGGGTCAACAGGCCCGAGAGCAGCAGTCCCGCGGTGAATCCGCCGGCGCCGAAGAGGGTGTAGACGGAGAGGGCCCGGTCGCGGGCCCGCCCCTCGGGGAAGGTGGTGGTGATGATGGCCAGGCCCGTCGGGGCGGTGAGCGCGGCGCAGAAGCCCTTGACGAAGCGGGTGGCGACGAGCACTCCGGGATCCGACGTCAGCCCGCTCACCACGGAGGCGGCGGCGAAGACGAGCAGCGCGGCCAGGTACACCCGGCGGCGGCCGAGCAGGGCCACGACCCGGGAGCCGAACAGCAGCAGGCCGCCGAAGCCGGCGGCGAAGCCGCTCACCGCCCACTGCAGCGTGGTGACGGGCAGGCCCAGGTCGGCGCCGATCGAGGGCAGCGCCACGAGCACCACGGAGACCTCGAGCGCGTCGATGAGCATGTTGCCGGCGAGGACCGACAACAGGATCCACAGACGGAGGTTCCAACGTTCGGCGGGCACGGGGGAGACGGCCGGCCGGGAAGTCGTACTCTTCACGGTCCTGCTCCAGGATCTCGGTTCGCGGTAAGGGGAGGGACGGCCCGGACCTGCGGTGGGGCGCGGGTCCGGTGTCCCGCGCGGTCGGGGCGCTCAGCCGAGCAGCGTGCCCCCGCTGGCGTCGACGAAGGAGCCGGTGATCCAGCGCGCGTCGTCGGAGGCGAGGAAGGCCACCACGTCGGCGACGTCCTGGGGGTCGCCGACCCGGTTGAAGGTCGACAGCGCCGCCATCTGCTCCACCGCCTCGGGGATGTCGAACAGCGGGTTCCCGTTGCGGGTGATGCCCGGCGCCACGCTGTTGATCGTGATGTTCCGCGGGCCCAGGTGCTTGGCGTAGTGCAGCGCGAGCATCTCCACGGCGCCCTTGGTCATCGCGTAGGCGATCTCGTCCGGGTTGGCGAACTTCGTGAGTCCGGAGGAGATGTTGACGATGCGGCCGCCGCTGGGCATGTTCGGCAGGGCGCGCTGGATGATGAAGAACGGCGCCTTGGCGTTGACCGCGAAGAGCCGGTCGAACTGCTCCGGCGTGGTGTCCTCGGGCTTGACCCCGCCCATCACGCCGGCGTTGTTCACCAGGATGTCCAACCGGGTCGTGCCGGTCCGCTCCTTCAGCCCCTCCTCCAGGCCGAGGAAGAGCTGGTGCACGTCGCCGGGCACGCCCAGCTCGGCCCGGACGGCGAAGGCCCGGCCGCCGTCCTTCTCGATGGTGGCCACGACCTCGGCCGCCGCCTCCTCGCCGGTCGCGTAGTGCACGGCGACGAGCGCTCCCTCGCGGGCCAGGCGCATGGCCGTCGCCCGGCCTATGCCCCGGCTGGAACCCGTGACGAGGGCCGTCTTGCCGGTCAGGTTTCCCATGCTCTCTCTCCTGATCCTGTTGATGTCGTGCGCCGCCCGGGACCCGAACCAGCGGCGGAGGGCTTCGGTGAGACCGGCCGTCGGCGCGGTGGTTTCGGACCCGACCCAGGCGACGTGGCCGTCGGGGCGTACGAGAACGGCGTGCGAGCCCGCGAGCGGTCCGTCCGCCACGGCCGCGGCCACGGTGGCGTCCACCGCGTGCGCCCAGGGCCGGGCCACCGCGAGCGTCTCCGTGCGCAGGGCGGGGTCGTCGGTGAGCACCAGCAGGACACCGCGGGCCGCGCGCAGCAGCGTCGGGGTGCTCAGGGGGCCGTGCGGGCCCGCCAGTTCGACGTGAGGCAGACGGGTTCCCGTCAGGGGATGCCCGTCCCCGGCGCCGTAGCGGATGTCCAGGCCGCTCACCACCCCGGCCAGGTGTCGGCGCACGTCCTCGTACGGGATCAGCTCGCCGAACACCGCGCGCAGCGATTCCACCTCGGGGCTGCCGAGCAGCAGGAGGGCCTGTGCCCGGATGGTGGACAGGACCCGTTCGCCGACCGGGTGGCGTTCGTCGTGGTAGGTGTCGAGCAGCTCCTCCGGGGCGGTCCCGCGGACCCGAAGGGCCAGTTTCCAACCGAGGTTGACGGCGTCCTGCAGGCCGAGGTTGAGGGCCTGGCCGCCGATGGGCATCTGCTGGTGGGCGGCGTCCCCGGCCAACAGCACCCGGCCGTCGCGGTACCGCGACGCCTGGCGGGAGGCGTCGCCGAAGGAGTTGATCCACAGCGGAGTCCCCGCGCCGATGTCCTCGCCGGTGACGCGCCGCCACACCTCGGTCAGCTCCGCGAAGGAGGGTTCCTCGGCGCGCGGCCGCGCGGCGCGGCCGAACTCGTGCACCATCACCCGGGTCACGCCGTCGCCTCGGCGCGCGGCGATGGCCAGTCCCCGCTCCAGCCGCTGGAAGCGCCGGTCGGGGACGTCGATGCCGTCGACGTCGGCCCGGATCAGTTCGCGCCGCGCCGAGGTGCCGGGGAAGTCGAAGCCGGCCAGGCGGCGCACGGTGCTGTCCTCGCCGTCGCAGCCGACGACGTAGCGGGCCCGCAGCGCCACCGGTCCCGCGGGACCGAGGGCCTCGACCTCCACGTGGTCGGGGTGGCGGATCAGGGCCCGCACCTCGTGGCGGCGCCGGACGTCGGCCCCCAGCTCCAGGGCCCAAGCGCCCAGCAGCTCCTCGGTGCGCACCTGCGGGACCTTCCACTGGCCCGGGTACGGTCCGCCGAGCCGCAGGTCCAGCGGGACGCCGCCGAAGTGGCCCCTGACCTCGTTCGGCGGCGTCCCCAGCGCGTCGAGCAGTCCCCGCTGGTCCAGGATCTCCATGGTGCGGGCGTGCAGCGTCGACGCCCGGGACTCCGTGGTGGGGACGGCGCGCCGCTCCAGGACGATCACGTCGGCGCCGCCGAGCCGCAGCTCGCCGGCGAGCATGAGCCCGACCGGGCCGGCGCCGACCACGATGACGTGGGCGTCCACGGGGTCAGCGCCGGGATTCGGCGTAGGTCTTGGAGTGGCCCAGGGTGGCCAGGCTGTTGGTGCTCAGCGCGTTGCGGACGTGCTCCCTGGCCTGTTCCACCGTGCCGTCCTCACCGAAGAACCGGGTGATGTTCTCGGCCCTGATGACCACGGTGTGCTGGGAGGAGGCGAGAACGCCGGTCTCGGTCTCCCGGAAGGTCCAGCGGCCGGTGTGCAGGCTCATCAGGGCGGGGAGCGTGGTCTGCTTGTAGGCGATCCGGTGGTGGGGCAGGCACACGCGGTACGACTTGGTGGTGTGGACGGAGCCGTTCGGGGCCCGGGTGTCCATCTCCAGGGTCTGCAGGCCGGGAGCCTCCTCCTCCAGCCGGACGGTGGCCACGTGGGGCAGCCGCTCCGCCCAGAGGTTCGCCTCGTTGACGAAGTCGAAGACGTCCTTGGCGGACCCGTCGATCTCGACCGTGTCCTCGAAGGAGAAGGTCAACTCCTCGGAGGCGGTGGCGAGTTCGACGTTCTCCTTCAACGCGGCGAGCTCGGAGCGGGAGTTGCGGTCGACGGCCCGGTCGATCCACGCCAGGCTCTCCGGGTCGTCGTCGACGGCCCGGTAGTCGTGCAGCAGGCGGATCCTGGACTCGGTCGGGGAGACCGGCTCGATGATCCAGGCCCCTCCCATGGCGGCCACCGGCGGTGTGGAGACCTCCTGCCGGAAGTCGATGCGCAGGGCCTTCGGGTCGAGCCTGCGGCGCGAGACCCAGTTCTTGGGCTCGCCGTTGGCGGTGGCCCAGATCCGGATCAGCTCCTCGTCGTCGCCGCTCTCCACCGTGTCGACGTAGATGGTCGGCGGAAAGATCCGGGGCCAGTTCTCCACCTCGGCTATCAGCCGGTAGACGTCGGCGGCCGGCGCCGAGACCGTGATGTCGTGCTCGACCTCGCGCAGGACGGTCTGAGACATGCCCGTGACTCCTAGGTTTCGGTTCGAACGGTTCAGAAGTTGCCGAGCCCGCCGCAGACGTTGAGCGCCTGTGCGGTGATGGAGGCGGCGGTGTCCGAGACGAGGTAGCCGACCAGACCGGCGACCTCCTCGGGCGTGGAGTAGCGGCCGAGCGGGATCTTCGCCGTGAACTTCTCCAGGATCGCCTCCTCGGAGGTGTCGTAGGCGGCGGCGTACCCCTGGCGGACCCGCTGCGCCATCGGCGTCTCCACGTAGCCCGGGCAGACCGCGTTGACCGTGATGCCGGTCGGGGCCAGCTCGTTGCCCAGCGCCTTGGTGAAGCCGACGACCCCGTGCTTGGAGGCGGAGTACGGAGCGCCGAGCACCACGCCCTGCTTGCCCGCGGTCGAGGCGATGTTGACGATCCGGCCGCGGTCCTTGGCGCGCATGCCGCCGGTGTTGAGCACCTCGCGGGTCATCCGGAAGACGCTGTTGAGGTTGGTCTCGACGACGTCGTTCCACAGGTCGTCGGCGATGTCGGCGGTGACCCCGCCGCCGCTGCGTCCCGCGTTGTTGACCAGGACGTCGACCGTGCCGAACCGGTCGACGGCGGCCCGTACGAAGGTCTCGATCGAGTCGACCGAGCGCACGTCGAGGGTGGTGCCGTCGACCTCCAGACCCTCGTCCTGGAGTTCCTTGACGGTCGCGGCGACGTTCTCCGCGCTGCGGGCACCGATGAACACCCGGTGCCCCCGGTCGGCGAGCAGCCGGGTGACCGCGAGGCCGATTCCGCTGGTCGCCCCGGAGACGAGGGCGACTCGCTTGTCGCTGTCCGACATGACGTGTCCTCCTGAAAGATCGGTGGCGATGCCGCCGTGGGACGGGGGTGCGGCGGCCTCGGCCGCCGCACCCCCGGTGAGCCGGGTCCGCGGGATCAGGCCGCGGCCGGCGCCAGGTGCCCGTTGACCAGGTCGACCAGGGCGCGGGGGGTACGGGCGTCGCTCACCGCCGAGTCGTCGAGCGAGATGTCGTACTCCCGCTCGATCCGGCCGCAGGTCTCCAGCAGCGCCAGGGACTCGTAGCCGAGTTCCTCGAAGTCGGTGTCGAGGATGTCGCCGTCGAGGTCGACGTTCTCGTCGGTGCCCGCGCCCTCGCGCAGGATCCGCTTCAACTCCTCCAGGGTGAATCGCTCTGTGGCCACCTTCGTCCTTTCTCTCGTGTCCGGTTGGGCAGGGAAACGCCCGCCGCCGGTCGGTGTGGGGGAGACCGGCGGCGGGCGTCGTCGAGGGGGTCGTACGGGGCTACGGCGTCTTCGGTGCCCGGACGACGACGGCGGAGTTGAAACCGGCGTGGCCTCGGGCCAGGACCAGGGCGGTGCGCACCTTCGCGGGACGCGCCTGTCCGGTCACCAGGTCGATGGAGTAGGCGGGGGCGGGATCGGTGTTGACGGTCGGCGGGATCAGCTCGTCGTCGATGGCGAGCAGGGCGGTCGCCACGTCCAGCGGGGCGGCGCCGGAGTAGAGCCGTCCGGTCA carries:
- a CDS encoding 4'-phosphopantetheinyl transferase superfamily protein, with protein sequence MTAGPPAPGASGGRPLPAAGRLDVWLIRRPSLDIAWDVLDPSDLSDAERKRAASFVRPRDAVTYLSAHIALRRLLGAYLRVPPREVAFVREPCPGCAEPHGRPAVAFPSPPLHFSLAHSHGMAAVAVSTAVVGVDVERLPRDETVEVCTPALHPGERAELESAPPEGRRELFGRIWTRKEAYLKALGTGLSRDPALDYLGTDPGRRPPGWTVLDVPCGPRHNAAVVVRGDSPVRPVVRRLPEEFLRARGATGSAPSPTARTSHCSSSGA
- a CDS encoding acyl carrier protein — encoded protein: MRVDRTSTDWYFDDSRGVGGLARPDGLDTLDGIIGLDVPDALDDLGGLDDPDDPDDAGDDGPVAEVDPPDLDVLAGCGPRERARVIDRYVRGELARVLRVPPDSIDTTGRPMNSLGVGSVNGLELQRRMESALRVSVNLQRLLRANSAAELVDCLAGQLGPEDDPHRSHASGPVGTGPTGPA
- a CDS encoding MFS transporter is translated as MKSTTSRPAVSPVPAERWNLRLWILLSVLAGNMLIDALEVSVVLVALPSIGADLGLPVTTLQWAVSGFAAGFGGLLLFGSRVVALLGRRRVYLAALLVFAAASVVSGLTSDPGVLVATRFVKGFCAALTAPTGLAIITTTFPEGRARDRALSVYTLFGAGGFTAGLLLSGLLTQVSWRLTLLFPAPVVLVLFLLGFRSIPRSAGEAVRARHYDAAGAVAFAGAVLALVQGIVSVPVHGWADVRSTGLLCLGTVLLAVFGAVERAAPEPLIRFSVLANGAMVRSAVGAACLNGSYLGLLFVTTFQLQALQGWDPLRTALAFVPAAAPLAVTALLSGKLVNRFGTAPLIAVGALLPFLGYLLRLPHFPGYALGLLPTMLLVGAGFVLSFTALNAQATSELPPAERGAGSGLYQTAVQTGAMVVTALVAALLAAGLDPRATAAEAAAASRSALWLVVSVGALGLLVGLAGARPRHRRPAVRSGRRDRSPAAPRATPPASRNP
- a CDS encoding SDR family oxidoreductase, coding for MDAHVIVVGAGPVGLMLAGELRLGGADVIVLERRAVPTTESRASTLHARTMEILDQRGLLDALGTPPNEVRGHFGGVPLDLRLGGPYPGQWKVPQVRTEELLGAWALELGADVRRRHEVRALIRHPDHVEVEALGPAGPVALRARYVVGCDGEDSTVRRLAGFDFPGTSARRELIRADVDGIDVPDRRFQRLERGLAIAARRGDGVTRVMVHEFGRAARPRAEEPSFAELTEVWRRVTGEDIGAGTPLWINSFGDASRQASRYRDGRVLLAGDAAHQQMPIGGQALNLGLQDAVNLGWKLALRVRGTAPEELLDTYHDERHPVGERVLSTIRAQALLLLGSPEVESLRAVFGELIPYEDVRRHLAGVVSGLDIRYGAGDGHPLTGTRLPHVELAGPHGPLSTPTLLRAARGVLLVLTDDPALRTETLAVARPWAHAVDATVAAAVADGPLAGSHAVLVRPDGHVAWVGSETTAPTAGLTEALRRWFGSRAAHDINRIRRESMGNLTGKTALVTGSSRGIGRATAMRLAREGALVAVHYATGEEAAAEVVATIEKDGGRAFAVRAELGVPGDVHQLFLGLEEGLKERTGTTRLDILVNNAGVMGGVKPEDTTPEQFDRLFAVNAKAPFFIIQRALPNMPSGGRIVNISSGLTKFANPDEIAYAMTKGAVEMLALHYAKHLGPRNITINSVAPGITRNGNPLFDIPEAVEQMAALSTFNRVGDPQDVADVVAFLASDDARWITGSFVDASGGTLLG
- a CDS encoding aromatase/cyclase, with translation MSQTVLREVEHDITVSAPAADVYRLIAEVENWPRIFPPTIYVDTVESGDDEELIRIWATANGEPKNWVSRRRLDPKALRIDFRQEVSTPPVAAMGGAWIIEPVSPTESRIRLLHDYRAVDDDPESLAWIDRAVDRNSRSELAALKENVELATASEELTFSFEDTVEIDGSAKDVFDFVNEANLWAERLPHVATVRLEEEAPGLQTLEMDTRAPNGSVHTTKSYRVCLPHHRIAYKQTTLPALMSLHTGRWTFRETETGVLASSQHTVVIRAENITRFFGEDGTVEQAREHVRNALSTNSLATLGHSKTYAESRR
- the fabG gene encoding 3-oxoacyl-ACP reductase FabG, translated to MSDSDKRVALVSGATSGIGLAVTRLLADRGHRVFIGARSAENVAATVKELQDEGLEVDGTTLDVRSVDSIETFVRAAVDRFGTVDVLVNNAGRSGGGVTADIADDLWNDVVETNLNSVFRMTREVLNTGGMRAKDRGRIVNIASTAGKQGVVLGAPYSASKHGVVGFTKALGNELAPTGITVNAVCPGYVETPMAQRVRQGYAAAYDTSEEAILEKFTAKIPLGRYSTPEEVAGLVGYLVSDTAASITAQALNVCGGLGNF
- a CDS encoding phosphopantetheine-binding protein → MATERFTLEELKRILREGAGTDENVDLDGDILDTDFEELGYESLALLETCGRIEREYDISLDDSAVSDARTPRALVDLVNGHLAPAAA